A single genomic interval of Helianthus annuus cultivar XRQ/B chromosome 13, HanXRQr2.0-SUNRISE, whole genome shotgun sequence harbors:
- the LOC110900618 gene encoding uncharacterized protein LOC110900618 produces MLRRITQQIPTKENRPRSFTIPCSIGGSPIRNALADLGASINLMLALMFDRLTLGKTSPTKMSIQLADRSIKYPQGVAKNVLVKAGDFVFPAGFVTLDMEEDTEVPLILGRPFLATTHAMVDMSDGKLTLRVGDKEMKFGVGKRVEDDLVNYMDVIDSSLDDALRRCNTRCETSHSSNI; encoded by the coding sequence ATGCTCCGCCGTATTACTCAACAAATTCCCACAAAAGAAAATCGACCCCGGAGCTTCACCATCCCTTGTTCCATTGGGGGATCACCTATacgcaatgcactagccgaccttggggctagcatcaaTCTCATGCTTGCATTAATGTTTGACCGACTCACACTAGGTAAGACGAGCCCCACGaagatgagcatacaactcgccgataggtcTATCAAATACCCGCAAGGTGTTGCCAAGAATGTATTGGTAAAAGCCGGAGACTTTGTCTTCCCAGCTGGCTTTGTCacactcgacatggaggaagacaccgaagTACCACTCATTCTAGGAAGACCATTCCTTGCCACCACTCACGCAATGGTGGATATGAGTGATGGGAAGTTAACATTGAGGGTCGGAGACAAAGAAATGAAGTTCGGGGTTGGAAAAAGAGTAGAGGACGACCTAGTCAACTACATGGATgtcatagactcaagtttggatgatgctctccgacggtgcaacacgAGATGCGAAACCTCCCACTCGAGTAACATATGA